Proteins found in one Thermodesulfobacteriota bacterium genomic segment:
- the truA gene encoding tRNA pseudouridine(38-40) synthase TruA, with product MRNIKLILEYDGTAYCGWQRQVNGLSIQEVLEEKIGVMTGEAAKVIGSGRTDAGVHAMNQAANFKIASKIPVDGFLRGLNSLLPQGIAVKEVCEVPGGFHARYSALEKVYLYHILNERIRSPLHHLYTWFVPHDLDFAAMEKCLPVLQGVHDFAAFMASGSSVKSTTRIVSGLKLTRKDKIIEFEIRANGFLRHMVRNIVGTLVEVGERRVTPERFTDILQAGDRNMAGMTAPPQGLFLKEVIY from the coding sequence ATGCGGAACATCAAACTAATATTGGAGTATGATGGTACGGCCTATTGCGGCTGGCAGAGGCAGGTAAACGGCCTGAGCATCCAGGAGGTCCTGGAAGAAAAAATTGGCGTCATGACCGGCGAGGCGGCCAAGGTAATCGGATCCGGACGTACGGACGCCGGGGTGCATGCCATGAACCAGGCAGCAAACTTTAAGATCGCCTCTAAAATCCCGGTAGATGGGTTTTTACGAGGGCTAAACAGCCTCCTCCCTCAAGGCATCGCGGTAAAAGAGGTATGCGAAGTCCCCGGTGGTTTCCACGCCCGCTACTCGGCCTTGGAGAAAGTATATCTATATCACATATTGAATGAGCGGATAAGGTCTCCACTCCACCACCTCTATACCTGGTTTGTTCCCCATGACCTGGACTTTGCGGCCATGGAAAAATGCCTCCCGGTTTTGCAGGGAGTCCATGATTTTGCCGCCTTTATGGCCAGCGGGAGCTCCGTCAAGAGCACAACCCGCATAGTGAGCGGTTTAAAATTGACCAGGAAAGATAAAATAATCGAATTTGAGATAAGGGCCAACGGGTTCCTGCGCCACATGGTGCGCAATATTGTAGGTACGCTGGTTGAAGTGGGAGAGAGACGGGTAACGCCGGAAAGGTTTACGGACATCCTCCAGGCCGGAGATCGAAATATGGCCGGGATGACCGCGCCGCCTCAGGGGCTATTCTTAAAGGAAGTGATTTATTGA
- a CDS encoding ABC transporter ATP-binding protein — translation MLEVGDIHVSYGGIQALKGISFRVKAGRIVTLIGANGAGKSSILKTICGLVKPQKGSIRFEGREIKGLAPHWVSRCGITLVPEGRRVFANLSISENLKLGAYFRRDREGVEEDMEWIFSAFPRLKERLYQQAGTLSGGEQQMLALGRALMGRPRLLMLDEPSLGLSPRLVSEVFAVMRQIHARGTTILLVEQNANAALRLAHHAYVLETGRIVMEGSGEKLLADPGVQEAYLGKITLM, via the coding sequence GTGCTTGAGGTCGGTGATATTCATGTAAGCTATGGCGGCATCCAGGCCCTCAAGGGTATAAGTTTCAGGGTTAAGGCCGGCCGGATAGTTACCCTTATCGGGGCCAACGGCGCAGGCAAAAGCAGTATTTTGAAGACTATTTGTGGCCTGGTTAAGCCTCAGAAAGGATCCATCCGGTTTGAGGGAAGGGAGATTAAGGGCCTTGCCCCGCACTGGGTCTCCAGGTGTGGTATCACCCTGGTGCCGGAGGGACGGAGGGTCTTTGCCAATCTCAGCATCTCGGAGAATCTGAAGCTGGGGGCCTATTTCCGCCGGGACCGGGAGGGAGTAGAAGAAGATATGGAATGGATTTTTTCTGCCTTCCCCCGGTTGAAGGAACGCCTGTATCAACAGGCCGGGACGCTTTCCGGGGGCGAGCAACAGATGCTGGCCCTGGGTCGCGCTCTGATGGGCAGACCGAGACTTCTTATGTTGGATGAACCGTCTCTGGGGCTTTCTCCGCGACTGGTGAGTGAGGTATTCGCGGTTATGCGGCAAATCCATGCGCGTGGGACAACCATCCTCCTGGTGGAACAAAATGCCAATGCCGCCTTACGCCTGGCCCATCATGCCTATGTCCTGGAGACCGGCCGGATCGTAATGGAAGGAAGCGGAGAGAAACTTTTGGCCGATCCCGGTGTTCAAGAGGCATATCTGGGTAAGATTACATTAATGTAG
- a CDS encoding replication-associated recombination protein A, with protein MRPRTIDEVIGQRHVLAEGKLIPRLLRAKEIPSLIFWGPPGSGKTTLAYILARAVEAYFVSFSAVLSGVKDIRAVVAEAESQRKAGGRKTILFVDEIHRFNKAQQDAFLPHVESGLITLIGATTENPSFEIINPLLSRSRLIVLKTLTEDDLKEVLKQALTDKERGLGDICVNLSGEALELIISAAQGDARFALNSLEVAVLLASPDEKGVRHIDLKLAEEAVQKKALAYDKDGEEHYNIISAFHKSLRGSDPDAALYWLLRMLAAGEEPLYIARRMIRFASEDVGNADPQALQVAMAALQAYQALGSPEGELVLAQAALYLATAPKSNAVYIAFLEGQKDVSRTGSLPVPLHIRNAPTGLMKDLGYGRGYKYAHDFPEALVAQEHLPPEIRGRIYYRPTKRGMEKIIGERLKKWREYLASFQPDSRGGKT; from the coding sequence ATGCGACCCCGGACTATAGACGAGGTCATTGGGCAGAGGCATGTGCTTGCAGAGGGGAAATTAATCCCCCGCCTGCTCAGGGCCAAAGAGATACCTTCTCTTATTTTCTGGGGGCCGCCCGGATCCGGCAAGACCACCCTGGCCTATATCCTGGCCCGGGCCGTCGAGGCCTATTTTGTCAGCTTTTCGGCTGTACTGTCCGGGGTAAAGGACATCAGGGCGGTAGTGGCTGAGGCCGAGTCCCAAAGAAAAGCCGGCGGGAGAAAGACCATCCTCTTTGTCGATGAGATTCACCGGTTCAACAAGGCCCAACAGGATGCCTTCCTGCCGCACGTAGAGAGCGGATTAATCACACTCATCGGGGCTACCACGGAAAATCCCTCTTTTGAGATAATAAACCCGCTTTTGTCCCGTTCCCGGTTAATTGTTTTAAAAACACTTACTGAAGACGATCTTAAAGAAGTGCTTAAACAGGCCCTTACGGATAAAGAAAGGGGCCTGGGAGATATTTGTGTTAATTTATCCGGAGAGGCCCTTGAGCTCATCATCTCCGCCGCCCAGGGCGATGCCCGCTTTGCCCTAAACAGCCTGGAGGTAGCTGTCTTGCTGGCCTCGCCGGATGAGAAAGGGGTTCGCCATATCGATCTTAAGCTGGCGGAAGAGGCGGTACAGAAAAAAGCGCTCGCTTATGACAAGGACGGGGAAGAACATTACAATATCATCTCCGCCTTCCACAAAAGCCTCCGGGGAAGCGACCCGGATGCCGCCCTCTACTGGCTGCTCAGGATGCTGGCCGCCGGAGAAGAGCCGCTGTACATAGCCCGCCGGATGATAAGATTTGCATCCGAAGATGTGGGTAACGCCGATCCCCAGGCCCTGCAGGTAGCCATGGCCGCCTTGCAGGCCTACCAGGCCCTGGGCAGCCCGGAAGGAGAACTGGTCCTGGCCCAGGCCGCTCTATATTTAGCCACGGCTCCGAAGAGCAATGCCGTATATATAGCCTTTCTGGAAGGGCAAAAGGACGTGTCCAGAACCGGAAGCCTGCCTGTCCCCCTACATATCCGTAATGCCCCGACCGGACTGATGAAGGATCTGGGGTACGGACGCGGCTATAAGTATGCCCATGACTTTCCCGAGGCCCTGGTAGCACAAGAACACCTGCCGCCGGAAATAAGAGGGCGTATTTATTACCGTCCGACTAAGCGAGGTATGGAGAAGATTATCGGTGAGCGCTTAAAAAAGTGGCGCGAATATCTGGCCTCATTTCAGCCCGATAGTAGAGGTGGCAAAACATAA
- a CDS encoding PxxKW family cysteine-rich protein — MDCTTLKPGISCVFMSKKGCSFNGGACHQVIDKCEGCNRIIEFPTGKYCSSYPDPASKWKKGNCNLATHLKTEAPKAAAKINPLKASKRGAAGR; from the coding sequence ATGGACTGTACAACGTTAAAACCAGGGATTAGCTGCGTCTTTATGAGCAAAAAAGGTTGTTCTTTTAACGGTGGAGCCTGTCATCAGGTTATTGATAAGTGTGAGGGTTGCAACCGTATCATAGAATTTCCCACAGGTAAATACTGCAGCAGCTATCCTGATCCCGCCTCAAAGTGGAAAAAGGGCAACTGTAACCTGGCCACCCATCTCAAGACAGAGGCGCCCAAAGCTGCCGCTAAAATCAACCCGCTTAAGGCTTCCAAGCGAGGCGCTGCCGGCCGCTAA
- a CDS encoding flagellar basal body rod C-terminal domain-containing protein, with the protein MLNAAYPALSAFQALGQKLGVTANNVANVNTNGFKKSRAVLQEADPSGVTVSINKINTPGVPLPAEDGTAETQESSNVALEEEMTGLMTVQRAYTANLKAIRAEDELLGKLFDVLA; encoded by the coding sequence ATGTTGAATGCTGCATATCCGGCCTTATCTGCCTTTCAAGCACTGGGACAGAAGCTTGGGGTCACGGCTAATAATGTCGCCAATGTGAACACAAATGGGTTTAAAAAAAGTCGGGCAGTTCTCCAGGAAGCCGATCCGTCCGGCGTTACCGTATCGATAAACAAGATTAATACGCCCGGCGTTCCCTTGCCGGCTGAAGATGGGACTGCTGAAACTCAGGAATCATCCAATGTAGCCCTGGAGGAAGAGATGACCGGTCTTATGACCGTACAACGGGCCTACACCGCTAATCTCAAGGCTATAAGGGCTGAAGATGAGCTCCTGGGAAAGCTATTCGATGTGTTAGCCTGA
- a CDS encoding glycosyl transferase: MTKEKIPEPLTFLGLENPDDLKKAEIVVGIPSYNEAEGIALPTAMADEGLHAYFKTKQAAIINCDACSTDNTKEVFLGVKTATPKIYLSTPPGVTGKGNNIRNLFIMARRLGARAIIMVDADLKSITPKWIKMLGEPIFSGFGYVAPLYVRHKYNSTITNNIAYPFSRMLYGRRVRQPIGGDFGFSGRLLPCYLNLPLWSEDVSQFGIDIWMTTIAMMQKMPICQSFMGRPKIHRAKDPGAQLGPMFKQVIGTIFAMMGQFSNYWSHVKWSKPTSIFGFGLGDIEEPPPLEVNEDNLYQKFLDGFTNYSSVWEQVLQRETYKKLVEIKGLSPGLFNVPPLVWALILFDFAVAYHKAKIDRSTLLEALMPLYFGKTLSFVKKAGQMSIQEAEEQIESESMVFEEAKPYLVRRWSIL; this comes from the coding sequence ATGACGAAAGAAAAGATACCAGAGCCCTTGACTTTTTTGGGGCTGGAGAATCCGGATGACCTTAAAAAGGCTGAAATAGTAGTAGGGATTCCTTCATATAACGAGGCCGAAGGTATTGCCCTGCCTACGGCTATGGCCGACGAAGGATTGCATGCCTATTTTAAGACTAAACAAGCGGCCATTATAAATTGCGACGCCTGTTCCACGGACAACACAAAAGAGGTATTCTTAGGCGTAAAGACCGCTACACCGAAAATCTACCTTTCTACCCCTCCAGGTGTCACCGGCAAAGGAAATAACATAAGAAATCTCTTTATCATGGCCCGAAGGCTTGGGGCCAGGGCCATTATTATGGTTGATGCCGACCTTAAGAGTATTACGCCGAAATGGATAAAGATGCTCGGGGAGCCGATTTTCAGCGGCTTTGGATATGTGGCCCCACTTTACGTAAGGCATAAATATAACAGCACCATAACGAACAATATTGCTTACCCCTTTAGCCGTATGCTTTACGGCCGGCGGGTGCGTCAACCTATCGGCGGCGATTTTGGTTTTTCCGGACGGCTATTGCCATGTTATCTTAACCTGCCGCTGTGGAGCGAGGATGTCTCGCAATTTGGCATCGATATCTGGATGACCACCATAGCCATGATGCAAAAGATGCCGATTTGTCAGTCTTTTATGGGACGGCCGAAGATACACCGGGCAAAAGATCCCGGGGCACAGTTGGGGCCTATGTTTAAGCAGGTCATCGGGACTATCTTTGCCATGATGGGTCAGTTTTCTAATTACTGGTCCCACGTTAAGTGGAGTAAGCCTACGTCTATCTTTGGTTTCGGCTTGGGGGACATAGAGGAACCTCCACCGTTGGAGGTGAACGAGGATAATCTCTATCAGAAATTTCTGGACGGTTTTACAAATTACTCCAGTGTATGGGAACAGGTCCTGCAAAGAGAAACTTATAAGAAACTGGTCGAAATAAAAGGGCTGTCTCCGGGTTTATTTAACGTCCCTCCTCTGGTCTGGGCCTTGATCCTTTTTGATTTTGCGGTTGCGTATCACAAGGCGAAGATCGACCGAAGCACGTTATTAGAGGCGCTTATGCCCCTTTACTTCGGCAAGACGCTGTCTTTTGTTAAAAAGGCCGGGCAGATGTCCATTCAGGAGGCAGAAGAGCAGATCGAAAGCGAGAGCATGGTCTTTGAAGAGGCCAAACCCTATCTGGTAAGACGCTGGAGTATTTTGTAG
- the dtd gene encoding D-aminoacyl-tRNA deacylase has translation MRAVLQRVKEARVTVDGKKAGEIGPGLLIFLGVEKDDTPSDAAYMASKIVSLRIFADGSDKFNLSLLDVGGGCLIVSQFTLLGDCRKGKRPSFDQAAPPALARQLYELFVTEVRRLCVPVATGEFQARMEVSLVNDGPVTILLGSKKQNRS, from the coding sequence ATGCGCGCCGTACTGCAGCGGGTTAAAGAAGCCCGTGTTACTGTTGATGGAAAAAAGGCAGGAGAGATAGGGCCTGGACTCTTGATATTTCTGGGAGTAGAAAAGGACGATACTCCGTCTGATGCCGCTTATATGGCGTCAAAAATAGTATCTTTACGCATATTCGCCGATGGGTCCGACAAATTTAACCTTTCCCTCCTGGATGTGGGTGGTGGATGCCTTATCGTGTCCCAGTTTACCCTCCTTGGAGACTGCCGTAAAGGGAAAAGGCCATCCTTCGATCAGGCCGCACCGCCTGCCCTGGCCCGGCAGCTATATGAGCTTTTCGTCACTGAAGTGCGCCGGCTGTGTGTACCGGTAGCTACGGGAGAATTTCAGGCCAGGATGGAGGTCTCGTTAGTAAACGATGGCCCGGTTACCATCCTTCTGGGCAGTAAGAAACAGAACCGCTCCTAA
- a CDS encoding pyridoxal phosphate-dependent aminotransferase, with amino-acid sequence MSKGALSRRARKIKPSPTLSIDAKAKAMKGAGVDIVNFGVGEPDFDTPGYIKEAAIKAIQDGFTKYTPVGGIIELKDAVIKRLKDDHGLSYSRQEIVISCGGKHALYNLAQALFDKGDEVIIPAPYWVSYPPIVELAGAKPVIIETREEDGFDLDVSALEKMITPRTKGIILNSPSNPTGSVFSARTLRQMGDLVQDHNCYVISDDIYEKIRFDGKKPGNLLSLNPKLREKVFILNGVSKTYAMTGWRIGYLAGPADIISAVTNIQSQSTSNPTSISQKAAVAALNGPDSFITKMVSVFKERRDYIVKRLKAIPGVTCVKPQGAFYAFPNVSAYYSRGYKGRKITNSMALCDYLLEEARLAVVPGVAFGDDRYIRFSFATSMENIAKGMDRFKEALKRLS; translated from the coding sequence ATGTCTAAAGGAGCTTTATCCAGAAGGGCCCGCAAGATTAAGCCTTCCCCCACCCTGTCTATCGATGCCAAGGCCAAGGCCATGAAGGGTGCGGGCGTGGATATTGTCAACTTCGGGGTGGGCGAGCCGGACTTTGATACCCCCGGCTATATCAAAGAGGCCGCCATAAAGGCCATCCAGGATGGTTTTACCAAATATACCCCGGTCGGTGGTATCATAGAGCTAAAAGACGCCGTTATCAAACGTCTGAAAGATGACCATGGGTTGTCTTATTCCCGTCAAGAGATAGTAATCTCCTGCGGGGGTAAACACGCCCTTTACAACTTGGCACAGGCCCTTTTTGACAAGGGCGACGAGGTCATCATCCCGGCTCCCTACTGGGTATCCTACCCCCCTATTGTCGAGCTGGCCGGGGCCAAACCGGTTATTATTGAGACCAGGGAAGAAGATGGCTTTGATCTCGATGTCTCCGCACTGGAAAAGATGATAACTCCGAGAACAAAGGGTATAATCCTTAATAGCCCATCAAATCCAACGGGTTCTGTCTTCAGCGCCAGGACCCTCAGACAAATGGGGGACCTGGTGCAAGATCACAACTGTTACGTTATCTCTGACGATATCTATGAAAAGATACGCTTTGACGGAAAAAAGCCGGGTAATCTGCTCTCCCTCAATCCCAAACTTAGGGAGAAGGTATTCATTCTAAATGGCGTATCCAAGACCTATGCCATGACCGGCTGGCGGATTGGTTATCTGGCCGGGCCTGCCGATATAATCTCGGCCGTAACCAACATCCAGAGTCAGAGCACTTCCAATCCTACCTCCATATCCCAAAAGGCCGCGGTCGCCGCCCTGAACGGCCCGGATTCTTTCATTACCAAGATGGTATCTGTCTTCAAAGAACGCAGGGACTATATCGTTAAGCGACTTAAAGCCATACCGGGTGTAACGTGTGTCAAACCACAAGGGGCATTTTATGCCTTTCCAAACGTCTCTGCGTATTACTCCCGTGGGTATAAGGGGCGGAAGATAACAAATTCAATGGCCCTCTGTGATTACCTGCTGGAGGAGGCCCGTTTAGCCGTTGTTCCGGGGGTAGCCTTCGGTGATGACCGGTACATCAGATTTTCCTTTGCCACGTCTATGGAAAATATCGCTAAAGGTATGGATCGATTTAAAGAGGCGCTAAAGAGACTGTCCTGA
- the argC gene encoding N-acetyl-gamma-glutamyl-phosphate reductase produces the protein MIRAAIIGATGYTGLELVRILSAHPGVTIAVATSRQYEGQPLHKVFPSLSGSVDIVCQSPSPERVIGAADVVFLAVPHQTAMTHVPVFLQADKKVIDLSADFRLKDVRVYEKWYQSHSAPEYLAEAAYGLPELHAAAIRKARLVANPGCYPTTVILGLAPLLKKGLIDNKSIVVDSKTGVSGAGRSAVLSSLFCEVHEDVKAYKVAAHRHTPEMEQELSLLAGEEIAITFTPHLAPMGRGMLSTIYADLKGRQTTGDLISEYEEFYNQAPFVKICAEGAYPQPAHVKGSNYCFIGLKVDERTGRVIILSAIDNLTKGASGQAVQNMNLMFGLAETTGLTGIPLFP, from the coding sequence ATGATCCGTGCCGCTATAATCGGAGCTACCGGCTATACCGGACTGGAACTGGTAAGAATATTATCCGCACATCCCGGGGTTACTATTGCTGTGGCTACTTCCCGCCAATATGAGGGACAGCCCCTGCACAAGGTCTTTCCGTCGCTCTCAGGTAGTGTGGATATCGTGTGTCAGTCCCCTTCGCCTGAAAGGGTTATCGGGGCGGCCGACGTCGTTTTTTTGGCGGTTCCACATCAGACGGCCATGACCCATGTCCCGGTTTTTCTGCAGGCCGACAAAAAGGTAATTGATTTAAGCGCTGATTTCCGTCTGAAAGATGTCAGAGTATATGAAAAGTGGTATCAATCCCATAGCGCCCCGGAATATCTGGCCGAGGCGGCCTATGGACTGCCTGAATTACATGCGGCGGCGATAAGGAAGGCACGACTAGTAGCCAACCCGGGTTGTTACCCTACCACCGTAATCCTGGGCCTGGCCCCGCTCCTGAAGAAGGGCCTTATCGACAACAAAAGCATTGTGGTGGACTCAAAGACCGGGGTAAGTGGCGCGGGCCGCTCCGCCGTGTTAAGCAGCCTTTTCTGCGAGGTGCATGAAGACGTTAAGGCTTACAAAGTAGCTGCCCACCGCCATACACCGGAGATGGAGCAGGAACTCAGCCTGCTGGCCGGGGAAGAAATAGCCATAACCTTTACACCCCACTTGGCGCCCATGGGCCGGGGGATGCTGAGCACCATCTATGCCGATCTAAAGGGACGGCAGACCACAGGGGATTTGATCTCGGAGTACGAAGAATTTTATAACCAGGCCCCTTTTGTAAAGATCTGCGCGGAAGGCGCCTACCCGCAACCCGCCCATGTCAAAGGGTCTAATTATTGTTTCATCGGTCTGAAGGTGGACGAACGCACCGGTCGTGTGATTATACTCTCGGCTATAGATAATCTGACCAAGGGGGCATCCGGCCAAGCGGTACAAAATATGAATCTTATGTTCGGCCTGGCGGAGACTACAGGGTTGACAGGGATACCGCTCTTTCCGTAA
- a CDS encoding ATP-binding protein: MPLTPEKLESVRPFKLVKFFSFSSLAVIFIFTFALTYIISDRARTVLLKKSEEYALLLAENLNHQVYLQFVVPTAIAYGSISLRDPEQFSLIDRVVRNTIHSFRIDSVNIYDAGENIIVYSTDPSMVGKRNLGGMEYKLALRGQHSSHLVSRGSSWFFWAGGGGGEKKLKTYIPFRHEKVLTWKTGPIMGVFEITQDLSLDYETIQRFLIMVVITSTAIMMILFVVLRLIVARADRIIYKRVLEQRKLEEQLHQAEKLASLGKMVAAVSHEIKSPLGIIRSTAEILENKVKAFDPQNRLASIVVAESNRLNRIVTEFLDFARPQIPHFVRCNVIEIIEKNLNFLDPELNKSGIRVEKNLASGEVIIDGDPDLLYRVLLNIFVNAIQAMPDGGDLMVGLTVAGKPERLEISVRDTGTGISPEDISRVFEPFFTTKHKGSGLGLAIVKNIVEGHGGTIRIENEAGKGAMFIIDLPVRHA, from the coding sequence TTGCCTCTGACACCGGAAAAGTTGGAATCCGTCAGGCCCTTTAAATTAGTCAAATTTTTTTCATTCAGCAGCTTGGCGGTCATCTTTATTTTTACTTTCGCCCTTACCTACATAATATCCGACCGGGCACGTACGGTCTTGCTCAAGAAGAGCGAGGAGTATGCCCTGCTGCTCGCTGAGAATCTGAATCACCAGGTATATCTGCAATTTGTGGTCCCTACCGCTATCGCCTATGGTTCGATAAGTCTGCGTGATCCGGAGCAGTTTTCCCTTATAGATAGGGTGGTGCGCAATACTATCCACAGTTTTCGCATTGACAGCGTTAATATCTATGACGCCGGCGAAAACATTATCGTGTACAGCACCGATCCATCCATGGTAGGCAAAAGGAACCTGGGGGGGATGGAGTATAAGCTCGCCTTGCGCGGGCAGCATTCTTCACATCTCGTTTCCCGGGGAAGTAGCTGGTTCTTCTGGGCCGGAGGCGGCGGCGGAGAGAAAAAATTAAAGACATATATACCATTTCGGCATGAAAAAGTCCTTACCTGGAAGACGGGGCCGATAATGGGTGTCTTTGAGATAACCCAGGACCTTTCCCTGGATTATGAGACCATTCAAAGATTTCTGATTATGGTGGTTATAACCTCTACGGCTATTATGATGATCCTTTTCGTGGTCTTGAGACTTATTGTGGCCCGGGCCGACCGGATTATCTACAAACGAGTCCTTGAGCAGCGCAAGCTGGAAGAACAGCTCCATCAGGCCGAAAAACTGGCCAGTTTAGGAAAGATGGTGGCGGCTGTATCCCATGAGATAAAGAGCCCCCTGGGAATTATCCGGAGCACGGCAGAAATACTGGAAAATAAGGTTAAGGCCTTTGACCCCCAGAATCGCCTGGCATCAATAGTTGTGGCTGAGTCCAATCGCTTAAACCGCATTGTAACCGAATTTCTGGATTTTGCCCGCCCCCAGATCCCGCATTTTGTCAGATGTAATGTAATAGAGATTATAGAAAAAAATCTTAATTTTCTTGATCCGGAATTGAACAAAAGCGGTATTCGTGTGGAGAAAAATCTTGCATCTGGCGAGGTCATTATTGATGGCGATCCAGACCTTCTTTACCGGGTGCTCTTAAACATATTTGTCAATGCCATTCAGGCCATGCCGGACGGCGGAGATTTGATGGTTGGCTTAACCGTCGCCGGTAAGCCGGAGCGCCTGGAAATATCAGTAAGAGATACAGGGACAGGGATTTCGCCGGAGGATATATCCAGGGTATTTGAGCCGTTCTTCACCACAAAGCACAAGGGAAGCGGTCTTGGACTGGCTATAGTGAAAAATATCGTTGAGGGACACGGTGGAACAATAAGAATCGAAAATGAAGCGGGGAAGGGCGCTATGTTTATTATAGACCTTCCGGTCAGGCATGCATGA
- a CDS encoding glucose-6-phosphate isomerase, with product MKKWEDKKWVSAQRIRVDFNYDMAEFVGGDNGVSNKEIRELEPKAKTVHNQLLKKRSQGALAFYDLPYEEKEAARLVTAGRKIGRACRNFVVLGIGGSALGGIALQRALNHPHYNLLSDAERKHRPRLFFADNIDPDGFQALLDILGPSETVFNVISKSGGTAETMSQFIYVRDRLIKKLGKEGHRSHIVVTTDPEKGRLREIAERENYLTFPVPAGVGGRFSVLTPVGLLPAAVAGIDISMLLAGARDMDGRCRISNLWKNPAYLNAVLYYLADTKKGKPIAVMMPYADALYGVADWFRQLWAESLGKRTDLDGNIVSTGQTPVRALGATDQHSQLQLYMEGPNNKLITFLVVERLRKRILLPRSFADMEGVSYLGGHSLNELIAVEQKTTELALTRNKRPNLSIIVPEVNAFTLGQLLFMLEVQTVFAGGLCHINPLDQPGVEEGKQFAYGLMGRKGFEHKAKEFAERPEKSEKYII from the coding sequence ATGAAGAAATGGGAAGATAAAAAATGGGTGTCAGCTCAACGGATTCGGGTAGATTTTAACTATGACATGGCCGAGTTCGTGGGCGGGGATAACGGCGTAAGCAATAAAGAGATAAGGGAGCTTGAACCCAAGGCCAAGACCGTCCATAACCAGCTTTTAAAGAAGAGGAGTCAGGGGGCGCTGGCCTTTTACGATCTTCCTTATGAAGAAAAAGAGGCCGCCCGTCTTGTTACAGCCGGGCGTAAGATTGGCCGGGCCTGCCGCAACTTTGTAGTGCTTGGTATAGGCGGATCAGCCCTGGGTGGAATAGCCCTGCAGCGAGCCCTGAATCATCCTCATTATAACCTGTTATCTGATGCCGAACGCAAGCACCGGCCACGTCTTTTCTTTGCCGATAATATTGACCCGGATGGATTCCAGGCGCTTCTAGATATCCTGGGCCCGAGCGAAACGGTCTTTAATGTCATAAGCAAATCCGGCGGTACGGCCGAGACCATGAGCCAGTTTATTTATGTGCGGGACAGATTGATTAAAAAATTGGGAAAGGAAGGGCATCGCTCACACATCGTGGTAACCACAGACCCTGAGAAGGGCAGGCTGAGGGAGATCGCCGAAAGGGAAAATTACCTGACCTTTCCCGTGCCGGCCGGGGTTGGCGGCCGTTTTTCGGTCCTCACTCCGGTGGGACTTCTGCCCGCTGCGGTTGCTGGCATTGATATCTCTATGCTCCTGGCCGGTGCCCGGGATATGGACGGGCGGTGCCGCATTTCGAATCTGTGGAAAAATCCGGCCTATCTGAATGCTGTACTGTATTACCTGGCGGATACTAAAAAGGGTAAGCCCATTGCGGTCATGATGCCGTATGCCGATGCCCTTTATGGAGTAGCGGACTGGTTCAGGCAGCTATGGGCAGAAAGTCTGGGGAAGAGGACAGACCTGGATGGCAATATTGTTTCTACCGGTCAGACCCCGGTCAGGGCCCTTGGGGCTACTGACCAGCATTCGCAGTTACAGCTTTACATGGAGGGCCCAAACAACAAGCTTATTACCTTTTTAGTGGTAGAAAGGTTACGTAAAAGAATACTTCTCCCCAGATCTTTTGCTGATATGGAGGGGGTAAGTTATCTGGGAGGGCATTCCTTGAATGAATTGATTGCTGTGGAACAGAAGACCACGGAACTGGCCTTGACGCGCAATAAGCGTCCCAATCTAAGTATAATTGTCCCGGAGGTGAACGCCTTCACCTTGGGCCAGCTTTTATTCATGTTAGAGGTACAGACGGTTTTTGCCGGCGGGTTATGCCATATCAATCCCCTGGATCAGCCTGGAGTGGAAGAGGGAAAACAATTTGCCTATGGCCTTATGGGCCGAAAGGGATTTGAGCACAAGGCCAAAGAATTCGCCGAAAGGCCAGAGAAGAGCGAAAAATATATAATATAG
- a CDS encoding TusE/DsrC/DsvC family sulfur relay protein: MATVDHKGKTYEVDEDGFLAAGLSAWDENWVDYVKDVEGIPVVGDEHWKCVNFLQDYYKKNGIAPMVRIFSKVTGYPLKKIYELFPSGPGKGACKMAGLPKPTGCV, from the coding sequence ATGGCAACGGTTGATCACAAAGGAAAAACCTACGAGGTAGATGAAGACGGTTTCTTGGCCGCGGGGCTCAGTGCATGGGATGAAAACTGGGTAGATTATGTAAAGGACGTAGAAGGTATCCCTGTGGTAGGCGATGAACATTGGAAGTGTGTCAATTTCTTGCAGGACTATTACAAGAAAAACGGCATTGCCCCAATGGTAAGGATATTTTCTAAGGTAACGGGCTATCCACTTAAGAAGATCTATGAGCTTTTCCCCTCCGGACCGGGTAAGGGAGCCTGTAAGATGGCTGGCCTTCCGAAGCCGACCGGCTGCGTATAA